In Papaver somniferum cultivar HN1 chromosome 1, ASM357369v1, whole genome shotgun sequence, a genomic segment contains:
- the LOC113350721 gene encoding uncharacterized protein LOC113350721, protein MAWNCWGLGNTPTIRALKTFLRGTDPSILFLSETKMFEQVTLHRISQFGFQNHCIVASVGRSRGLWILWKDDLNIEIISQSSNLIHVIVQGGDGRDSWHLFCLYGSPVASHRSTLWQNMNSYAQKFDGPRCFIGDFNAIVCNDEKFGGLLVLNSNISYFNDFIQMNHLIDLGYKGPAYTWTNGREIKGLIRQRLDRVLANPEWCSCFHNAAVLHLPRIESDHAPILLNTCRNIARAPPNYKFEAHWLSHPEFL, encoded by the coding sequence ATGGCCTGGAATTGTTGGGGTTTGGGGAATACCCCAACAATAAGAGCTTTAAAAACATTCCTCAGAGGTACTGATCCATCAATCTTATTCCTGTCTGAAACTAAAATGTTTGAGCAAGTGACTTTACATCGTATATCTCAATTTGGTTTTCAAAATCATTGTATTGTTGCTTCTGTGGGAAGAAGTAGAGGGCTCTGGATACTTTGGAAAGATGATCTAAACATTGAAATAATTTCTCAGTCTTCTAATCTTATTCATGTAATTGTTCAAGGCGGTGATGGAAGGGATTCTTGGCATTTATTTTGCTTATATGGCTCTCCTGTTGCATCTCATAGATCCACTTTATGGCAAAACATGAATTCTTATGCTCAGAAGTTCGATGGTCCTAGATGTTTCATAGGTGATTTCAACGCTATTGTCTGTAATGATGAAAAGTTTGGTGGTCTTCTGGTGTTAAACTCTAATATCTCTTATTTTAATGATTTCATTCAAATGAATCACCTGATAGATTTGGGATATAAGGGCCCTGCCTATACGTGGacaaatggaagagaaattaaagGCTTAATTAGACAGCGTCTTGATAGGGTTCTAGCAAATCCGGAATGGTGTAGTTGTTTCCATAATGCAGCAGTTCTTCATCTTCCCAGGATTGAGAGTGATCACGCTCCAATTCTATTAAATACATGCAGGAACATTGCAAGAGCGCCGCCAAATTACAAATTTGAAGCGCATTGGCTTTCGCATCCTGAATT